A region from the Salifodinibacter halophilus genome encodes:
- the argA gene encoding amino-acid N-acetyltransferase, translating to MNAPAPRNSATSDNVSPAEAAAAALRTSAPYIRAHRGRTFVVHLPGEADDDAALTTLVEDLALLSSLGVRLLLVLGARPQIDYALATAGVETPFVNATRVTSATALTEVVKAVGAHMINTEARLSRSVTQTTLGGTGVATTRGNFVVAKPLGIVDGVDHEHTGEVRRIDTDGINAALDGGQIVMVSALGYSPSGEIFNVLTEDLATLAAIELGADKLVMLHDGAALTERAPNVGRQLPTANAESLAESEHDASIRTLLAHAAHACRGGVARTHLVAFTDTDALLRELYSRDGAGTLVTAGGYDTIRTATPDDLTGILALIEPLAAAGVLVSRSREAIERDLAYYRVMARDGLITACAALVPYPDARATELACVAVHPDYRGQSRAAELLARAEKETRESGFKQLFALTTRTPHWFIEHGFEKAGRDDLPAGRQALYNDQRNSAVLVKPVATDTR from the coding sequence ATGAACGCCCCCGCTCCACGCAACTCAGCCACCTCGGACAACGTCTCGCCCGCCGAAGCAGCCGCGGCCGCGTTGCGCACGAGCGCGCCGTATATCCGCGCCCATCGTGGCCGAACATTCGTCGTGCATCTGCCCGGCGAAGCAGACGACGACGCCGCACTGACCACGCTGGTCGAAGACCTCGCCCTGTTATCGAGTCTCGGCGTGCGGTTGTTGCTAGTACTCGGTGCGCGTCCGCAAATCGACTACGCACTGGCCACAGCTGGCGTCGAAACCCCGTTCGTAAACGCGACCCGTGTGACCTCGGCAACCGCGCTGACCGAAGTCGTCAAAGCCGTCGGCGCGCACATGATCAACACCGAAGCACGCTTGTCGCGCAGCGTGACCCAAACAACGCTCGGCGGCACCGGCGTGGCTACGACCCGCGGCAATTTCGTGGTGGCCAAACCACTGGGCATCGTCGATGGCGTCGACCACGAACATACCGGCGAAGTCCGCCGGATCGACACCGACGGCATCAACGCCGCCCTGGACGGCGGCCAGATCGTCATGGTCTCGGCGCTCGGCTATTCGCCGTCGGGAGAAATCTTCAACGTGTTGACCGAGGATCTGGCCACTTTGGCCGCCATTGAACTGGGCGCCGACAAACTGGTCATGCTCCACGACGGCGCCGCATTGACCGAGCGCGCGCCGAATGTGGGCCGACAACTGCCCACCGCCAACGCCGAATCCCTGGCTGAATCGGAACACGATGCCTCGATTCGCACACTACTGGCACACGCCGCACACGCGTGCAGGGGCGGCGTTGCTCGCACACACCTGGTTGCGTTCACTGATACGGACGCACTGTTACGCGAGCTGTATTCGCGCGACGGCGCCGGCACGTTGGTCACCGCTGGTGGCTACGACACGATCCGAACCGCAACCCCGGATGATCTGACCGGTATCCTGGCGCTGATCGAGCCACTAGCTGCGGCCGGCGTGCTGGTGTCGCGCTCACGCGAGGCAATCGAACGCGACCTTGCCTACTACCGAGTCATGGCCCGCGACGGGCTGATTACCGCCTGCGCTGCGCTGGTGCCTTACCCGGACGCGCGTGCCACCGAGCTCGCTTGCGTTGCCGTCCACCCGGATTATCGCGGCCAGTCACGCGCTGCGGAACTACTCGCCCGCGCCGAAAAAGAAACCAGAGAATCCGGTTTTAAACAGCTCTTTGCGCTGACCACGCGCACGCCGCATTGGTTTATCGAGCACGGCTTCGAGAAAGCCGGCCGCGACGACCTGCCTGCTGGCCGCCAAGCGCTGTACAACGATCAGCGTAACTCGGCGGTATTGGTTAAACCGGTGGCCACCGACACTCGCTGA
- a CDS encoding 16S rRNA (uracil(1498)-N(3))-methyltransferase yields MAAHVPRIYLPQPLSVDDTFNLPDAKRHHLATVLRLAPGDRVTLFNDSSFEYDARIETATRKTLAVHVVDYAAPPRESVLEMTLVQSILGGDRMDYALAKAVELGVQRIQPVFADRGKIKLTGQRAAKKHDHWQAVVEAAAEQSGRLIRPAVAAPDKLATTLGWLASDRTGLVLAPTSTAPLATTAIAGAVDLLIGPESGLSQTEVKTAHEHGWHDTSLGPRTLRAETAGPAAISVLQAVAGDFADRAADAACESITGD; encoded by the coding sequence ATGGCGGCCCACGTTCCGCGGATTTACCTGCCGCAGCCACTCTCGGTCGATGACACCTTCAACCTGCCAGATGCCAAACGACATCATCTGGCCACGGTGCTGCGCCTCGCCCCCGGCGACCGAGTCACGCTTTTCAACGACAGCAGTTTCGAATACGACGCCCGCATCGAGACCGCTACACGCAAAACGTTGGCTGTACACGTCGTCGATTATGCTGCACCGCCCCGTGAATCCGTGCTGGAAATGACGCTGGTCCAATCGATTCTTGGTGGCGATCGCATGGACTACGCACTCGCCAAAGCCGTGGAACTCGGCGTGCAGCGCATCCAACCCGTATTCGCCGATAGAGGCAAGATCAAACTGACCGGCCAACGTGCGGCCAAGAAACACGATCACTGGCAAGCGGTCGTTGAAGCCGCCGCCGAACAATCCGGCCGGCTGATCCGTCCAGCCGTGGCCGCCCCGGACAAACTGGCCACAACGCTCGGCTGGCTTGCGTCCGACCGAACCGGACTCGTGCTGGCGCCAACCAGTACAGCACCGCTGGCCACGACCGCTATTGCCGGCGCCGTGGATTTATTGATCGGCCCGGAATCGGGACTTTCCCAGACCGAAGTAAAAACGGCCCACGAACACGGCTGGCACGACACGAGCCTCGGCCCGCGCACACTCCGAGCCGAGACCGCCGGACCGGCCGCGATCAGTGTACTGCAGGCCGTGGCTGGCGATTTCGCTGATCGCGCGGCCGATGCCGCCTGCGAGTCAATAACCGGAGATTAA
- the gshB gene encoding glutathione synthase, with protein sequence MTKQLGVVMDPIESITPYKDTTLALLLEAQRHGYALVYMTLDDLFVRDGIARAQARRLTVADDNDAWFEYRGASETIDLGDLDVILMRKDPPFDMEYIYATYILERAEAAGTRVVNQPAALRDVNEKMAITRFPELCTPTLISRSAEQFKAFVAEQNDVIVKPLDGMGGSRIFRVHAGDPNLSVVIEVLTDNGQRFAMAQTFEPAIASGDKRILVIDGQPIDYALARVPAEGELRGNLAAGGRGVARELTTADRQIAETVGPFLVERGITFAGLDVIGDKLTEINVTSPTCVREIEEQREINIASTLFHALERHFE encoded by the coding sequence ATGACGAAACAGCTGGGCGTGGTCATGGACCCGATCGAGTCGATCACGCCATACAAGGACACAACGTTAGCGCTGCTGCTCGAAGCCCAGCGCCACGGTTACGCACTCGTCTACATGACACTGGACGATCTGTTCGTGCGCGATGGCATCGCCCGCGCCCAGGCACGCAGGCTCACAGTGGCCGACGATAACGACGCCTGGTTTGAATATCGCGGCGCGAGCGAGACCATCGACCTGGGCGACCTGGACGTGATCCTGATGCGCAAGGATCCGCCCTTCGACATGGAATATATCTACGCGACCTATATCCTCGAACGCGCAGAAGCCGCCGGGACACGAGTCGTCAACCAACCCGCCGCGCTACGCGACGTCAATGAAAAAATGGCGATCACGCGTTTTCCCGAGCTGTGCACGCCGACGCTAATCAGCCGCTCGGCCGAACAGTTCAAAGCGTTTGTAGCCGAACAAAACGACGTTATCGTCAAACCATTGGACGGTATGGGCGGGTCACGGATATTTCGAGTCCATGCGGGCGACCCAAACCTGAGCGTGGTCATCGAAGTCCTGACCGACAACGGCCAGCGTTTTGCCATGGCCCAAACATTCGAACCAGCAATCGCCAGCGGCGACAAACGCATACTCGTAATCGACGGCCAGCCGATCGACTACGCGCTGGCGCGCGTGCCAGCCGAAGGAGAGCTCCGCGGCAACCTGGCCGCTGGCGGCCGCGGCGTGGCGCGTGAACTGACCACGGCCGATCGGCAGATCGCTGAAACCGTCGGCCCGTTTCTGGTCGAGCGCGGCATCACCTTCGCGGGCCTGGACGTGATCGGCGATAAACTCACCGAAATTAATGTCACCAGCCCGACCTGCGTACGCGAAATTGAGGAGCAGCGCGAGATCAACATCGCCAGCACTTTATTCCATGCGCTCGAGCGCCATTTTGAGTAA
- a CDS encoding YqgE/AlgH family protein: MGKGVFNNQFLLAMPGTVTGSFAESVIYITDHGDDGAMGLVINQLGELTIADVLDQLDLSAHLNGEQPVYWGGPVQPARGFVLHANEGSWAASMEINDAMALTTSRDILQAIGNGFGPSRYLMTFGYAGWGPGQLEEEMAANSWLSTPASEDIIFNTDPDARWNAAARQIGLDPRALLGDTGRA, from the coding sequence ATGGGTAAAGGCGTATTCAATAATCAGTTTCTTTTGGCGATGCCCGGCACGGTAACCGGCTCGTTCGCCGAAAGCGTGATCTACATTACCGACCACGGCGACGACGGCGCGATGGGCCTGGTGATCAACCAGCTGGGTGAATTAACCATCGCCGACGTACTCGATCAGCTCGACCTAAGCGCTCATTTAAACGGTGAACAGCCCGTGTATTGGGGCGGCCCGGTCCAACCGGCGCGCGGTTTCGTACTCCACGCCAACGAAGGCAGTTGGGCGGCGAGCATGGAAATCAATGACGCCATGGCGCTCACGACCTCGCGCGATATTCTGCAGGCGATCGGCAACGGCTTCGGCCCGAGCCGCTACCTGATGACGTTTGGCTACGCTGGCTGGGGCCCCGGCCAGCTGGAAGAAGAAATGGCCGCGAATAGCTGGCTATCTACACCGGCATCCGAAGACATCATTTTCAATACCGATCCCGATGCGCGCTGGAACGCGGCGGCACGTCAGATCGGGCTCGACCCCCGAGCCCTGCTGGGCGATACCGGTCGTGCCTGA
- the ruvX gene encoding Holliday junction resolvase RuvX — protein sequence MRAGTRRHVRSGSTPEPCWAIPVVPDGVVLGFDFGTEWIGVALGNRIAGSARPLTAVGGGDPPAWPAIDELIAEWRPARLVVGLPLDDQSDEPGAEQPMTRRSRRFMRQLAARFEIAVDAVDERYTTTEAVDRLRAARASGSRKTRVTKTDRDAAAAGVIVETWLAQTEPSATV from the coding sequence ATGCGCGCTGGAACGCGGCGGCACGTCAGATCGGGCTCGACCCCCGAGCCCTGCTGGGCGATACCGGTCGTGCCTGACGGCGTTGTACTCGGCTTCGATTTCGGCACCGAGTGGATCGGGGTCGCACTCGGCAATCGGATCGCCGGTAGTGCCCGCCCGCTAACCGCCGTTGGCGGCGGCGACCCGCCGGCGTGGCCAGCCATTGACGAACTAATCGCCGAATGGCGCCCAGCACGACTGGTCGTCGGCTTACCATTGGACGACCAGTCCGACGAGCCGGGTGCCGAGCAGCCGATGACGCGCCGTAGCCGCCGTTTCATGCGGCAACTGGCGGCACGTTTCGAGATCGCTGTGGATGCCGTCGACGAACGCTACACGACCACCGAAGCCGTCGATCGGCTACGGGCTGCCCGCGCATCTGGATCGCGCAAGACACGCGTGACCAAAACCGACCGCGATGCTGCCGCAGCTGGTGTGATCGTCGAAACGTGGCTGGCACAAACCGAACCATCGGCCACGGTTTGA
- the pyrR gene encoding bifunctional pyr operon transcriptional regulator/uracil phosphoribosyltransferase PyrR — protein MNAPPDVDELIQRLADGLRPLVGTPADTCVVGIETGGAWVAERLRPLLDPELPLGSLNISFYRDDFSTLGLHPRVGPSTLPVDITDKTVILVDDVLYTGRTVRAALNELFDYGRPAAVRLAALVDRDARELPFTADVVGQRLAIEPDQQIKLTGPEPLTLIFQ, from the coding sequence TTGAACGCGCCACCCGACGTCGACGAACTGATCCAGCGCCTAGCCGACGGGCTTCGCCCGCTGGTTGGTACGCCGGCCGACACCTGTGTGGTCGGCATCGAGACAGGCGGCGCCTGGGTGGCCGAACGGCTACGCCCCCTGCTCGACCCCGAACTACCACTCGGGAGCCTGAATATCAGCTTCTACCGTGATGATTTCTCCACGCTCGGCCTGCATCCACGCGTCGGCCCTTCGACCTTGCCCGTGGATATCACCGACAAGACGGTGATTCTGGTCGACGACGTGCTCTACACTGGCCGTACCGTGCGTGCCGCATTGAACGAGTTATTCGACTATGGCCGCCCAGCCGCCGTTCGGCTGGCCGCCCTGGTCGACCGCGACGCGCGCGAGCTGCCGTTTACCGCAGATGTGGTCGGCCAGCGTCTTGCTATCGAGCCCGACCAGCAGATCAAACTAACCGGCCCCGAACCGCTGACACTGATTTTTCAATGA